Proteins encoded within one genomic window of uncultured Desulfobacter sp.:
- a CDS encoding ISNCY family transposase (programmed frameshift): MTFGQTPIDQIKIDMRARDEIPKLLLGLQHIFCHKTLRQKVFEILETIVPEDVNSKNGRPGMDLWKILVMGTVRLNCNWDYDKLQEIVNNHKTIRQMLGHGLMDDDDMYALQTLKDNVQLLTPEILDEINTLVVKEGHKLLGKKKDQALMGKCDSFVVETDVHYPTDINLLFDAIRKTIQSAAVICQSLGMSMWRQSEYNIRTFKKLFRQAQRLKHSTSKDEQKKTKRAQLIVEAHRLYIEAAEQFIQKANLTIETIGSSNPICVAQIKELIEYIDHAILQVDLIQRRVIQGEKIPHAEKVFSIFEPHTEWISKGKAGVPQELGLRVCIVEDKYGLILHHQVMEKETDDKVTVPIINAAQNKFNNLRGCSFDKGFYSPANKKELKGMLDILVLPKKGKRNKTELEEETADVFIQHRKKHSAVESAINGLENHGLDRCPDSGILGFKRYVSLSILARNLQIIGHHIQQKELKKLQRTERRKAS; encoded by the exons ATGACATTCGGGCAGACTCCCATCGACCAGATCAAAATTGACATGAGAGCCAGAGATGAAATTCCCAAGCTCCTTTTAGGGCTCCAGCACATTTTTTGCCATAAAACGCTTCGTCAGAAAGTTTTCGAAATTCTCGAAACCATAGTCCCAGAGGATGTTAATTCAAAAAATGGGCGACCCGGAATGGATTTATGGAAAATTCTTGTGATGGGAACAGTTCGGCTCAACTGCAACTGGGATTATGATAAACTTCAAGAAATCGTCAATAATCACAAGACAATAAGACAGATGCTTGGTCACGGGTTGATGGACGATGATGACATGTATGCGCTCCAAACCTTGAAGGACAATGTTCAGCTTTTAACCCCTGAGATTCTCGATGAAATCAATACGTTGGTTGTCAAAGAAGGACACAAGCTACTGG GTAAAAAAAAAGACCAGGCATTAATGGGAAAGTGTGACTCTTTTGTTGTTGAAACCGATGTTCACTATCCCACAGACATTAATCTGCTTTTTGATGCTATCAGGAAAACGATTCAGAGTGCCGCAGTTATATGCCAGAGCCTGGGAATGAGTATGTGGAGGCAATCAGAATATAATATCAGGACATTTAAAAAACTGTTTCGGCAAGCTCAGCGATTAAAACATTCCACTTCAAAAGATGAACAGAAAAAGACCAAAAGGGCTCAACTGATTGTTGAAGCCCACAGATTATATATCGAAGCTGCTGAACAATTCATTCAAAAGGCGAATTTGACCATTGAAACCATTGGCTCATCTAATCCGATATGCGTAGCGCAGATAAAAGAACTGATAGAATATATCGACCATGCAATCCTGCAAGTGGATCTGATTCAGCGGCGTGTTATTCAGGGTGAAAAGATACCACATGCCGAAAAGGTCTTTTCTATTTTTGAACCCCATACGGAATGGATTTCAAAGGGGAAGGCCGGTGTCCCCCAGGAATTGGGTCTGCGGGTTTGCATTGTAGAGGATAAATATGGCCTCATACTGCACCATCAAGTGATGGAGAAAGAAACCGATGATAAAGTAACCGTTCCCATTATTAATGCGGCTCAAAATAAATTTAACAACCTCAGGGGATGCAGCTTTGATAAAGGCTTTTATAGTCCTGCTAATAAAAAGGAGCTGAAAGGGATGTTGGATATTTTGGTGCTCCCGAAAAAGGGAAAACGGAACAAAACTGAACTTGAAGAGGAAACAGCAGATGTTTTCATCCAGCACCGAAAAAAACACTCTGCAGTGGAATCAGCAATCAATGGTCTGGAAAACCATGGTTTAGACCGGTGTCCGGATAGTGGCATCCTTGGATTTAAACGATATGTCAGTCTTTCGATTTTGGCAAGGAACCTCCAGATCATCGGGCACCATATACAACAAAAGGAATTGAAAAAGCTTCAACGGACAGAACGGCGCAAAGCCTCTTAA
- a CDS encoding SUMF1/EgtB/PvdO family nonheme iron enzyme, which translates to MVKDGSQVLLYKESYALVIGVSRYSRGWSDLPGVKKDIQDVKAVLEQHGFDVTTLPDPDLEELEHGITNFITSRGMGKDNRLLIYFAGHGHTLAPKYGGAKLGYLVPRGAPNPYEDLSGFKSKALSFKRIEEYALGIDAKHAVFIFDACFSGSLLSMVRAVPEEIGNKTARPVRQFFTSGNEKEKVPDKSIFKAQFVAALNGEGDLNRDGYVTGTELGSFLQKNVAVYSRETQHPQYGTIRDPYLDKGDFVFILPKKNASGQVLESGSNKPSALVWTAGGPDPEYELWQQVKKSTGPKDFNFFLSEYPKGKYASTARYMIWKLTQKNGQSQGTSGISSSNNNKPIRPISPSPGDTWTDPVTGMVFVWVAEGCFKMGSNSGKYDVTPVHRVCLDGFWMGKTEVTQGQWEKIKGNNPSYFRSGNNYPVEQVSWHDAKKFASKLSAKSGQEVTLPSEAQWEYAARSGGKDEEYAGGDHLDQRAWYFHNSEYKTHTVGTKSPNELGLYDMSGNVWEWCEDVYDKNAYSKHAPKNPLVSSGGSSRVIRGGSYRNDPKGVWVTYRYGDIPDNVDGDIGFRVCVPRVR; encoded by the coding sequence GTGGTTAAAGATGGTAGCCAGGTATTGCTGTACAAGGAAAGCTACGCCCTGGTCATCGGGGTGAGCCGGTACTCCCGGGGCTGGTCCGACCTGCCCGGGGTGAAAAAGGATATCCAGGATGTGAAAGCCGTTCTGGAGCAACACGGATTTGACGTCACCACGCTGCCGGACCCGGATCTGGAAGAACTTGAACATGGCATTACCAATTTTATCACGAGCCGGGGCATGGGTAAGGATAACCGCCTGCTGATCTATTTTGCCGGCCACGGCCATACCTTGGCCCCCAAATACGGCGGGGCAAAACTGGGCTATCTGGTTCCGCGAGGCGCCCCCAACCCCTATGAGGATTTAAGCGGATTCAAGTCAAAGGCATTGTCATTCAAGCGCATAGAGGAGTATGCCTTGGGTATTGATGCAAAACATGCCGTGTTTATATTTGATGCCTGTTTTTCCGGTTCCCTGTTGTCCATGGTCCGGGCCGTGCCCGAGGAGATCGGCAACAAGACGGCCAGACCGGTGCGCCAATTCTTTACCTCGGGCAATGAGAAAGAGAAAGTGCCGGATAAAAGCATTTTCAAGGCCCAGTTTGTGGCGGCCCTGAACGGTGAAGGGGATCTGAACCGGGACGGATATGTCACCGGCACGGAACTGGGCAGTTTCCTGCAGAAAAATGTGGCGGTCTATTCCCGGGAGACCCAGCACCCCCAGTACGGCACCATCCGCGACCCTTACCTCGACAAAGGAGATTTTGTTTTTATACTGCCTAAAAAAAACGCTTCCGGCCAGGTTTTAGAAAGTGGCAGCAACAAGCCTTCCGCTCTGGTTTGGACCGCAGGGGGGCCTGATCCGGAATATGAACTCTGGCAGCAAGTTAAAAAAAGTACCGGCCCTAAAGATTTCAATTTTTTCCTGTCTGAATATCCAAAAGGAAAGTATGCGTCTACAGCCCGGTATATGATCTGGAAACTGACCCAAAAAAACGGACAATCACAAGGAACGTCCGGAATCAGTTCAAGCAATAATAACAAGCCGATAAGACCAATATCTCCCTCCCCCGGCGATACATGGACTGACCCGGTCACGGGTATGGTGTTTGTCTGGGTAGCGGAAGGGTGCTTTAAGATGGGGAGCAATTCAGGGAAGTATGATGTAACACCAGTCCACCGGGTCTGCCTGGACGGTTTCTGGATGGGGAAAACAGAAGTCACTCAGGGTCAGTGGGAAAAGATCAAGGGAAATAACCCTTCATATTTTAGGTCCGGGAACAACTACCCTGTGGAACAGGTATCCTGGCATGATGCAAAAAAATTTGCATCGAAGCTGAGTGCCAAATCAGGACAGGAAGTTACACTGCCTTCGGAAGCCCAGTGGGAGTATGCGGCCAGGAGCGGGGGAAAAGATGAAGAATATGCAGGAGGTGATCATCTGGATCAGCGGGCATGGTACTTTCACAACAGCGAATATAAAACTCATACGGTCGGCACTAAATCACCAAACGAACTTGGTCTTTATGACATGTCCGGCAATGTATGGGAGTGGTGTGAAGATGTCTACGATAAGAATGCCTATTCAAAACATGCCCCAAAAAATCCACTTGTTTCATCTGGTGGTTCGTCCCGGGTGATCCGGGGCGGTAGCTACCGCAACGACCCGAAGGGTGTGTGGGTTACTTACCGTTACGGGGATATTCCTGACAATGTGGACGGCGACATAGGGTTCCGTGTCTGCGTTCCCCGGGTCCGGTAA